One genomic segment of Pseudoalteromonas sp. GCY includes these proteins:
- a CDS encoding DUF1015 family protein: MITITDGPLHLYQVEQGGILVTGILAELDVSALPEQAILPHESVSVSHAMALKKRVQSEKLLLPPCLLVGKLNLDKVRWQAECVEAAQWYSDCGECTHRLYAVENRHVLQEFRQQISMHQQWLIADGHHRMFAASQRHAPQSRMMAWLVPQQNAVITSFVVQASYTQAVDVTKFKQHLSDFDICESSETEADYTIWLGKAALWFVLQRATSDSYLIQTQLRRALQALPAFEELWSKNKVELSDDAHVVTAICRAPQIEDIFAAAKAGKYFPEKSTLFTHKADSQVLYHLNQQAACA; the protein is encoded by the coding sequence ATGATCACAATAACGGATGGACCACTTCATCTTTACCAAGTGGAGCAAGGTGGTATTTTGGTTACAGGCATTTTGGCCGAGCTCGACGTTTCAGCGTTACCTGAGCAAGCAATTTTGCCTCACGAGTCGGTTTCGGTTTCCCATGCTATGGCGCTGAAAAAGCGTGTTCAGAGCGAGAAGTTGCTGTTACCCCCTTGTCTTTTGGTCGGAAAACTTAATTTGGACAAGGTGCGATGGCAAGCTGAATGTGTTGAAGCTGCGCAGTGGTACAGTGATTGCGGTGAGTGTACTCATCGCCTCTATGCTGTTGAAAATCGTCACGTGCTACAAGAATTCAGACAGCAGATCTCAATGCACCAGCAATGGCTAATTGCAGATGGACATCACAGGATGTTTGCTGCAAGCCAACGTCATGCGCCTCAATCTCGGATGATGGCATGGTTAGTCCCACAGCAAAATGCGGTGATAACGAGTTTCGTGGTGCAGGCATCTTACACACAAGCTGTAGATGTCACTAAATTCAAACAGCACCTTAGCGATTTTGATATCTGTGAATCCTCGGAGACTGAGGCCGATTATACTATTTGGTTGGGGAAAGCTGCTTTATGGTTTGTCCTACAACGCGCGACAAGCGATTCTTATCTTATTCAGACCCAGTTGCGTAGAGCACTACAGGCATTGCCAGCGTTTGAGGAGCTCTGGTCTAAAAATAAAGTTGAGCTGAGTGATGACGCTCATGTTGTAACTGCCATCTGTCGCGCCCCTCAAATTGAAGACATCTTTGCTGCTGCCAAAGCAGGCAAGTACTTTCCAGAAAAGTCGACCTTATTTACTCATAAGGCCGACAGCCAAGTACTTTACCATTTAAATCAGCAGGCAGCTTGTGCTTAA